One segment of Triticum aestivum cultivar Chinese Spring chromosome 2A, IWGSC CS RefSeq v2.1, whole genome shotgun sequence DNA contains the following:
- the LOC123191702 gene encoding serine/arginine repetitive matrix protein 2 yields MPFSSLFSPASDANSGLFRMRKVSPSPSPSPSAHRADRRRPARQVRASASARERGRQRALAERAGQLLADARGGRQAGAAAWLWSSEDERALDARTGGVLHGRAFLPLDSPAAKSEGFFPAPNGGGRSSSSIPASDGRMQRHRAPGCRRRSPRRRHRPDLQKPSHANTKASCARTPPPAAAAARRRSSIPGPARARLLLWPSAPPPTVSPAHRSGVTGKAARWRPGTRRPARLGG; encoded by the exons ATGCCCTTCTCTTCCTTGTTCTCGCCGGCGTCGGATGCAAACTCCGGGTTATTCCGGATGCGGAAG GTGAGCCCAtcaccttctccctctccctccgcgcATAGGGCCGACCGGCGCAGGCCGGCGAGGCAGGTCAGAGCAAGCGCAAGCGCGCGCGAGCGGGGCCGGCAGCGCGCTCTAGCGGAGCGAGCGGGGCAGCTGCTTGCCGACGCGCGCGGGGGAAGGCAGGCAGGGGCCGCGGCGTGGCTGTG GAGCTCCGAGGACGAACGCGCGCTCGACGCCCGCACAGGGGGTGTGCTTCACGGACGCGCCTTCCTCCCCCTCGATTCCCCCGCCGCCAAATCCGAGGGTTTTTTTCCCGCCCCAAATGGAGGAGGTCGAAGCTCGAGCTCCATTCCTGCATCAGACGGTCGGATGCAGAGGCATCGTGCCCCAGgatgccgccgccgctcgccgagacgccgccaccggcccgatcTACAGAAGCCCAGCCACGCGAACACGAAGGCATCGTGCGCTAGgacgccgccgcccgcggctgCTGCTGCTCGTCGTCGCTCCAGCATCCCCGGCCCAGCGCGAGCACGCCTCCTCCTGTGGCCCAGCGCACCTCCGCCCACCGTCAGCCCAGCGCATCGCTCCGGCGTCACAGGCAAAGCAGCGCGGTGGAGGCCAGGAACCCGACGCCCAGCGCGCCTGGGGGGCTGA
- the LOC123188914 gene encoding probable proline transporter 2 produces the protein MDATKRQQQQHDEEALSNSSPPASSSWASTSSSCLPGSGDTDRAPLLPCKMADDEKVDRVDVSDDTAHQISVDPWYQVGFVLTTGVNSAYVLGYSGSIMVPLGWIGGTCGLILAAAISMYANALLGRLHEVGGKRHIRYRDLAGHIYGRKMYALTWALQYINLFMINTGFIILAGQALKAIYVLFRDDGLLKLPYCIALSGFVCALFAFGIPYLSALRIWLGFSTVFSLIYIVIAFVLSLRDGITAPAKDYSIPGSESTRVFTTIGAVANLVFAYNTGMLPEIQATIRPPVVKNMEKALWFQFTVGSLPLYAVTFMGYWAYGSSTSSYLLNSVHGPAWIKVVANLSAFLQTVIALHIFASPMYEYLDTRFGSGHGGPFAIHNVVFRVGVRGGYLTVNTLVAAMLPFLGDFMSLTGALSTFPLTFVLANHMYLMVKGPKLSAFQKGWHWLNVVGFSLLSVTAAAAALRLIILDSSTYHLFADM, from the exons GCCACCAAGCGGCAGCAGCAACAGCACGACGAGGAAGCACTCTCCAACTCttctcctccagcttcttcttcctgGGCGTCAACCTCTTCCTCTTGCTTGCCTGGCTCAGGGGACACAGACAGGGCGCCGCTGCTGCCCTGCAAGATGGCCGACGATGAAAAGGTCGACAGGGTTGACGTTTCTGATGATACGGCCCACCAGATTAGCGTTG ATCCTTGGTATCAAGTTGGATTTGTCCTGACAACAGGGGTCAATAGTGCATATGTTCTTGGATACTCTGGGTCGATTATGGTCCCTTTGGGCTGGATTGGTGGAACATGCGGCTTGATCCTGGCTGCTGCAATCTCGATGTATGCAAATGCTCTGCTTGGTCGCCTTCATGAAGTTGGCGGGAAACGCCATATTAGATACAGAGATCTTGCTGGACATATATATG GAAGAAAAATGTATGCGCTTACATGGGCTCTGCAGTATATTAATCTTTTCATGATCAACACTGGCTTTATCATCTTAGCTGGCCAAGCACTGAAG GCAATATACGTACTCTTTAGAGATGACGGGCTTCTCAAACTTCCCTACTGCATAGCATTATCTGGGTTTGTCTGTGCTCTTTTTGCATTTGGAATTCCTTACCTATCTGCTCTCCGAATTTGGTTGGGATTCTCCACTGTTTTCAGTCTCATCTATATCGTGATAGCATTTGTGCTGTCGCTTAGAGATG GCATAACAGCACCTGCAAAAGATTACAGTATTCCTGGATCAGAGTCAACTAGAGTCTTCACTACGATAGGTGCTGTAGCAAATCTTGTATTTGCGTACAACACTGGAATGCTACCAGAAATTCAA GCAACCATAAGGCCTCCTGTGGTCAAGAACATGGAGAAAGCTCTCTGGTTCCAATTCACTGTTGGTTCGTTGCCTCTGTATGCTGTGACCTTTATGGGATACTGGGCTTACGGATCGTCAACCTCGAGTTATCTACTGAATAGCGTCCATGGTCCAGCTTGGATAAAAGTTGTGGCAAATCTCTCTGCCTTTCTTCAGACTGTCATAGCATTACAT ATATTTGCAAGCCCAATGTATGAGTACTTGGACACAAGATTCGGCAGCGGACACGGTGGGCCTTTTGCAATCCATAATGTTGTGTTCAGAGTTGGTGTGAGAGGAGGCTACCTGACTGTGAACACATTGGTGGCTGCGATGCTCCCGTTCCTTGGCGACTTCATGAGCCTGACCGGCGCCCTGAGCACATTCCCCCTCACGTTCGTTCTTGCGAACCACATGTACCTGATGGTGAAGGGGCCCAAACTTTCTGCCTTCCAGAAAGGTTGGCACTGGCTGAATGTTGTTGGGTTCAGCTTGTTGTCGGTCACGGCTGCAGCCGCCGCGCTCAGGCTTATCATACTGGATTCCAGTACCTACCACTTATTTGCTGATATGTGA